The following coding sequences lie in one Arachis ipaensis cultivar K30076 chromosome B05, Araip1.1, whole genome shotgun sequence genomic window:
- the LOC107644497 gene encoding LOW QUALITY PROTEIN: auxin response factor 19-like (The sequence of the model RefSeq protein was modified relative to this genomic sequence to represent the inferred CDS: inserted 1 base in 1 codon) — MKTQPEPAAVVAVPNPEEKKSINPELWQACAGPLVNLPPAGTHVFYFPQGHSEQVAASLKKDVDGQIPNYPNLPSKLLCLLHSVTLHADPETDEVYAQMTLQPVPSYDKEALLRSDLALKSNKAQPEFFCKQLTASDTSTHGGFSVPRRAAEKIFPPLDYSMQPPAQELVARDLHDNVWTFRHIYRGQPKRHLLTTGWSLFVSGKRLFAGDSVLFIRDEKQQLLLGIRRANRQPANISSSVLSSDSMHIGILAAAAHAAANNSPFTVFYNPRASPSEFVIPLAKYYKAVYSHQISPGMRFRMMFETEDSGTRRYMGTITGISDLDPVRWKNSQWRNLQVGWDESTAGEKRSRVSLWEIEPVTAPFFICPPPFFRAKRXXXXXLADDDPSDFDNLFKRTMPWLGDDMCMKDPQGLPGMSLVQWMNMQQNPSLANSMQPNYVPSLPGSVLQNLPGADISRQLGFSSSQIPQPNNVAFNTQRLLQTAQQLDHLQKLPSTSVNLGTVMQPQQQLGDISQQSRQSLGSQTLPQSQVQAQILHPQNLVQTNNILQQQQSSIQNHQFNRSVPQNPPQQQQQQQTIMGQNQQQTMVPSTIPDHVQQLQMSDNQIQLQLLQKLQQQQQTLLAQQSALQQPSQLAQIQDQQRQLLDAAQSFSRLVPPGQVLEIPPVHQNSLPESNAITNQMTKANGRSNIHISHLPQQPKLQQQSGLLPEMSGQMALPPTPSPNQLSAAGSGILNGAAVAGQSVITDDVPSCSTSPSTNNSASAVPLLINSRLHRSSITADDMAQSTATLLSSGALETMSSGANMVKDLQPKSEVKPSLNISKNQNQGSLHQTYLNGAAAQTDYLDTSSSTTSVCLSQSDAHMHQNNNPMSYNPQSMLFRDNSQDGEVQADTRSNVPYGNNVDNQMGMPLNPDSLLPKGTVGMGKDMSNNFSSGGMLGNYENNRDXXXTFGVPDMTFNSIDSTIDDSSFLNRGGWAPPPPPPPLPAPQFQRMRTYTKVYKRGAVGRSIDITRYSDYEELKHDLARRFGIEGQLEDRHRIGWKLVYVDHENDVLLVGDDPWEEFVNCVRCIKILSPQEVQQMSLDGDFGNASLPNQACSSSDGGNT, encoded by the exons ATGAAGACGCAGCCTGAACCTGCCGCCGTCGTCGCCGTACCTAACCCCGAAG AGAAGAAGAGCATCAACCCGGAGCTATGGCAAGCGTGTGCGGGGCCGTTGGTGAACCTTCCGCCGGCGGGAACACACGTCTTCTACTTCCCTCAAGGACACAGTGAGCAG GTCGCAGCGTCTTTGAAGAAAGATGTGGATGGACAGATTCCTAACTATCCTAATCTTCCATCCAAGTTGTTGTGTCTCCTTCACAGTGTTACTTTGCAT GCTGACCCTGAAACCGATGAAGTTTATGCTCAGATGACACTTCAACCTGTGCCTTCT TATGATAAGGAAGCTTTATTAAGATCAGATCTTGCTCTCAAGTCAAACAAGGCACAGCCTGAGTTTTTCTGCAAACAGCTGACAGCTAGTGATACAAGCACACATGGAGGTTTCTCTGTGCCTCGCCGAGCAGCAGAGAAAATATTCCCTCCTCTT GATTATTCTATGCAACCTCCTGCCCAAGAACTTGTGGCTAGGGATTTGCATGATAATGTTTGGACTTTCCGTCATATATATCGAG GGCAACCAAAGCGCCACTTGCTTACAACTGGATGGAGTCTATTTGTCAGTGGAAAGAGGCTCTTTGCTGGAGACTCTGTTTTATTTATACG AGATGAAAAGCAGCAGCTTCTTTTGGGAATCAGGCGAGCTAACAGGCAACCAGCCAACATATCATCCTCGGTATTGTCAAGTGATAGTATGCATATTGGGATTCTTGCGGCAGCTGCTCATGCTGCTGCAAATAATAGTCCCTTTACCGTCTTTTACAATCCTAG GGCTAGTCCTTCAGAGTTTGTTATTCCTTTAGCCAAGTACTACAAGGCAGTGTACAGCCATCAAATATCACCTGGAATGCGTTTCCGAATGATGTTTGAAACCGAAGACTCAGGAACTAGAAG GTATATGGGTACAATTACAGGAATCAGTGATCTAGATCCTGTGAGATGGAAAAATTCACAATGGCGTAATTTGCAG GTTGGTTGGGATGAGTCAACTGCTGGGGAAAAGCGTAGCAGGGTTTCACTTTGGGAAATTGAACCAGTGACTGCTCCTTTTTTCATCTGCCCTCCCCCGTTCTTCAGGGCCAAGAGACNNNNNNNNNNNN ACCTTGCAGATGATGATCCATCTGATTTCGATAATCTTTTCAAGCGGACAATGCCTTGGCTTGGTGATGATATGTGCATGAAGGATCCTCAAGGCCTACCTGGCATGAGCTTAGTTCAATGGATGAACATGCAGCAAAATCCTAGTCTTGCTAACTCAATGCAGCCTAATTATGTACCATCATTGCCTGGATCTGTTTTGCAAAATCTTCCTGGTGCAGATATTTCCCGTCAGCTGGGGTTTTCTTCTTCACAAATTCCTCAGCCTAACAATGTAGCCTTCAACACTCAGAGGCTTCTTCAGACTGCACAACAACTTGATCATCTTCAGAAGCTACCGTCAACATCTGTCAACTTGGGAACAGTGATGCAGCCGCAGCAACAGTTGGGTGATATCTCTCAACAATCTAGGCAGAGCTTAGGAAGTCAAACTCTTCCACAGAGTCAAGTTCAGGCCCAGATCTTGCATCCCCAGAATCTTGTCCAAACAAACAATATTCTTCAACAGCAACAATCATCCATTCAAAACCACCAATTCAATCGAAGTGTCCCTCAGAACCCTCCACAGCAGCAGCAACAGCAACAGACAATTATGGGTCAGAATCAGCAACAAACTATGGTCCCATCTACTATACCTGACCATGTTCAACAGTTACAGATGTCTGATAATCAGATTCAGCTTCAATTGTTACAAAAGCTTCAACAGCAACAGCAAACACTCTTAGCACAACAATCTGCGCTGCAGCAGCCTTCTCAACTTGCTCAAATCCAAGATCAGCAGAGGCAACTGTTAGATGCAGCACAGAGCTTCTCTAGGTTAGTCCCTCCTGGTCAAGTGCTTGAAATTCCTCCGGTACATCAAAATTCACTCCCAGAGAGTAATGCTATCACAAATCAAATGACAAAGGCTAATGGTCGGAGCAATATACATATCTCTCATTTGCCTCAGCAGCCAAAGCTTCAGCAACAATCTGGCTTGCTGCCTGAGATGTCTGGTCAAATGGCACTTCCCCCTACCCCTTCACCAAACCAGCTCTCTGCTGCTGGCAGTGGCATACTGAATGGAGCAGCTGTAGCTGGACAATCTGTAATTACTGATGATGTTCCATCTTGCTCCACCTCACCTTCTACAAATAACTCTGCCAGTGCAGTTCCATTATTGATAAATTCCCGATTACATAGAAGCTCAATAACTGCTGATGACATGGCTCAATCTACTGCAACATTATTGAGTTCAGGTGCTTTAGAAACCATGTCATCAGGTGCAAACATGGTAAAAGATTTACAGCCCAAGTCTGAAGTCAAGCCTTCTTTAAACATCTCCAAAAATCAGAATCAAGGGAGTTTGCATCAGACATACTTGAATGGTGCTGCTGCTCAAACAGATTATTTGGATACATCATCTTCTACAACTTCAGTTTGCCTATCTCAGAGTGATGCTCACATGCATCAGAATAACAACCCGATGTCTTACAATCCACAGTCTATGTTGTTTAGAGACAACAGTCAGGATGGGGAAGTTCAGGCAGATACTAGGAGTAATGTTCCATATGGCAATAATGTTGATAACCAAATGGGAATGCCATTGAATCCAGATTCTCTTTTACCCAAAGGCACAGTGGGGATGGGGAAGGATATGTCGAATAATTTCTCTTCAGGAGGTATGCTTGGGAACTACGAAAATAACAGAG NNNNNNNNACATTTGGAGTCCCTGATATGACCTTTAATTCTATTGATTCAACAATAGATGATAGTAGCTTCTTGAATAGGGGTGGATGggctccaccaccaccaccaccgccatTGCCAGCACCACAGTTTCAGCGTATGAGGACATATACCAAG GTTTATAAACGAGGAGCTGTTGGAAGGTCCATAGACATCACTCGGTATTCAGATTATGAGGAGCTTAAACACGATCTAGCTCGCAGATTTGGCATAGAGGGCCAGCTGGAGGATCGACACAGGATAGGCTGGAAACTTGTCTATGTAGATCATGAAAATGATGTTCTACTAGTGGGAGACGACCCTTGGGA GGAGTTTGTTAATTGTGTACGCTGTATCAAGATTCTTTCTCCCCAAGAAGTACAACAGATGAGCTTGGATGGAGATTTT